The bacterium genome includes the window CGGACTGGGATATGTATCCGCCGCGCTATGCAAGCTGATTGCCACCGGCGTTTTTTGGCCTGATGGTATGCACCTCGCTCTGTGGATCGCAGAGAAAAAAATAGACACAATCGCCCGCACGGGCATTTACGAAGCTAATCCGCTTCAGCAAATGGTTTTGACACATCACAGTGCAGGTACGTTGATGCTTGGTTTCGGTCTCACTGCGGAATTGCTGGGGTTCCTTATTTGGTGGAAACGATTTCGCCCGTACATCACCCTCTTGCTTGTGGCCATGCACACCGGCATATCGCTTACCATGAATATCCGCTTTGACTCCTTCATTTTGCAACTCCTTATTTTAGGTTTACCTTGGCCGATTTGGAAAAACAAAATATTAGACTACATCTCAAAAGTAAGCGGGAGTCGCAAAATCCTTAACAAAAATGCATCCGTATGATATTTATTGTCGTGTGGTTATTGTTGGCATTTTGGCCGATGCAAAAAAATCTGGTTGTTGAAGATTTTGAATCCGATGCACTCGGCGGTATTCCCGCCCGCTGGTATAATCGCGACGGTACAGGGCGTCCAAATTCCTATAGCGCGGATCTTCGCAGAGGTTACCAATACGAAGTTCTGTCGGAAAAGCCCGGCAACCAATTTTTACGATACAATGGATACCACGCAAAACACCTCGCGTTCCACTTTGTCAAGGATAGACATTGGTCAATTAAGAAATATCCCGTATTGACGTGGCGGTGGCGTGCATGGAAACTTCCGATAGGAGCCAATGAAGCCTTGGATGAAAAAAATGATGCCGTTTTGAGCGTGTATGTTGTTTTTGACAAAGGAAATTGGGTAAGGCCGCCGCAGGTCATTCGTTATGTATGGAGTTCGACACTCCCTATCGGAACCATACTTACAAAATCCTCCGGGCGTCAGAAGATCGTGGTCATTGCCTCGGGAAACAGAGACCTCGGCCAGTGGATCAACGTCACGCGTTCGATCTCAGACGATTATCAAAGCCTGTTCGGACATGCTGAAGTTCCTGATCCGATCTCTCTCCTCCTATTAAGCGATGCCGATGATACGCAAACATGGGCCATTGGCGACTATGATGATTTCTCCATAGGCAGCTTATGAAGCCCAAGGTTCTTCACTTTAAGACAAATTTTCTCAATCCATCAGAGACGTTTATCGAACGACTTGTTACCGGCCACCAGACCTATGAGCCTATTTGCGCTTGCGCTAATCGCCGAACGCTTGCCAACAGTATCCGAACGTATGTAATGCCAAAAGATGGTATGACGGGATTAGTCAATCGCTATGAATTGATGCTCAATCGGACACCCCGATTTCTGGATAGAATATTTGAGGATGAAAAACCGGATATCATCCATGCACACTTCGGGTTAGATGCATACCGTATGGTACAAATATCCAAAAAAACAAAAACACCGTTGATCGTTGGGTTCTACGGATCGGACGTCACACGACTTCCCAGAGAATTTGGATGGGAACGGCGATACGCAAGACTCGCGGCGCATGCGGACCATAGTATAGCACTATCTTCGCATATGCGTGATCAGCTGATTCAGCTCCGGTTTCCGCCCGACAAAATATCCGTGGTTTATTTCGGCTTAGATCTAAATCGTTTTATTCATCATTTACGACCGCATGGAAATCGGATCATGTTGGTCGGTCGAATGGTGGAAAAAAAAGGGTTTTCGACCGCCCTTCAAGCTGCTCAGATACTAAAACAAGACGGCATACCGTTCGAAATGCACTTCTACGGAGACGGTCCATTGTTGTCTTCGTTGCAGTCCTTGGTCCGGGAACGGAGCTTGCAGGATCGCGTTTCTTTTCACGGCTTGGTAAGCAATGAGCAAATACGCCTTGCGTTACATCAAAATCATATCATGATTGTGCCAAGCCGGCGTGCACGCGATGGCGATGAAGAGGGATTGCCTAATACGCTTATTGAAGCGATGGCTTCCGGTTTACCGGTTGTCGCTTCCCGACACGCGGCGATTCCGGAAGTGATCCGGCACCAAACGGACGGCCTATTGTTTGATGAAAATGACGTCCAAGCGCTTGCACTACACTTGAAGTATTTACTTGGGGCGCCAGAAAAAATGAAGAGCCTTTCCGTCAAAGCACGCCAAC containing:
- a CDS encoding glycosyltransferase family 4 protein, whose amino-acid sequence is MKPKVLHFKTNFLNPSETFIERLVTGHQTYEPICACANRRTLANSIRTYVMPKDGMTGLVNRYELMLNRTPRFLDRIFEDEKPDIIHAHFGLDAYRMVQISKKTKTPLIVGFYGSDVTRLPREFGWERRYARLAAHADHSIALSSHMRDQLIQLRFPPDKISVVYFGLDLNRFIHHLRPHGNRIMLVGRMVEKKGFSTALQAAQILKQDGIPFEMHFYGDGPLLSSLQSLVRERSLQDRVSFHGLVSNEQIRLALHQNHIMIVPSRRARDGDEEGLPNTLIEAMASGLPVVASRHAAIPEVIRHQTDGLLFDENDVQALALHLKYLLGAPEKMKSLSVKARQRIEQLGFSIDTTVQKIEDIYSHVLQSKKSKTRDFTFRAQ
- a CDS encoding DUF3047 domain-containing protein; this translates as MIFIVVWLLLAFWPMQKNLVVEDFESDALGGIPARWYNRDGTGRPNSYSADLRRGYQYEVLSEKPGNQFLRYNGYHAKHLAFHFVKDRHWSIKKYPVLTWRWRAWKLPIGANEALDEKNDAVLSVYVVFDKGNWVRPPQVIRYVWSSTLPIGTILTKSSGRQKIVVIASGNRDLGQWINVTRSISDDYQSLFGHAEVPDPISLLLLSDADDTQTWAIGDYDDFSIGSL